The sequence CTTTAGAGCGGTTAGTTGAGAGTTTAACAACTTCTCCAGCACGCGTATTTAACTTTTTAGATCGTGGGCAACTAAAACAAGGACTACTCGCAGATTTTGCAATTGTTGATCTGAAAAAATCATGGAAAATCGATCCAAAGAATTTTTATTCTAAATCCCGAAATACTCCATTTGGCGGATGGGATGTAAATGTGCAGGTTACATCCACTGTAGTCGGTGGAGAAGAAGTATTTAATGTAGAGAAAGGGATATGCATCTGACAGGCTTCCTGGTTCTTGAAGATGAAAAAGTATTTGAAGGAACCTGGCATGGAAATTCTGATTGGACAGGTGTAGGAGAAGTCGTTTTCAATACTTCACTTGTTGGGTATCAAGAGGTCATAACTGATCCGAGTTATTATCAACAAATCATCGTGATGACAGCGCCTGAGCAAGGCAATTATGGTGTTTCAGATAATGAACGTGAATCAAAAAAAGTTTGGTGTGAGGCGTTTGTTTGTCTTGAACTTAATCGCAGTTCAGATGCACGTCGTGGCAATCTTGAAGATGAATTAAGTTCCTTTAAGCGACCAGCGCTGAGTTCAATTGATACACGATCATTAACGCTTTATCTTCGCACGCGAGGAACTCCGTGGGGAGCCGCTGTTCGTGCTGATAGCGCAGAAGAAGCAAAGCGTTTGGCTTTGCCACTGATTGCTGAGCATAAACGTAAGGTTTCTTCAGATTGGGTTTATGACATTACAGTTAAAAAATCTGAGTTTTTTCCAGGTCAAAAAGACAAAGGCCGAATTGCTATTCTTGATTATGGGGTGAAGTCAAATATTGTGGGTGAACTTCGTAAACGAAGTGCCCAGATCGCAGTATTTGGTTCGCGCACACCGGCACATGAAGTTTTAGATTGGTCACCTGATGGAATCGTACTTACCAATGGCCCTGGTGATCCGGCCGCCGTTCAAGTTGCAGTGGGTGAGCTTAGTAAATTATTAGGGCAAAAACCAATCATGGGAATTTGCATGGGACATCAACTCTTAGCCCGTGCCCTTGGTGGAAAAACTTTTAAGCTCAAATTTGGACATCGCGGTTCGAATCACCCCGTAAAAAATCTTAAAACAGGAGAGATCTACATGACTGCCCAGAATCACGGTTATGCAGTTGATAAAGATCTTCCAAGTGGAGTGAATGTGAGTCAAATCAATCTCTACGACAACACTGTCGAGGGTATCGAAGCCCCTGCTTTAAATGCATGGAGTGTGCAGTATCACCCTGAGGCGGGGCCAGGCCCCCATGATTCAAGGGTGTTGTTTGATCATTTTATAAGTGAAGTGGTCCGATGACGGCATTTGAAAGTATTTTAGAAAAGTTAATTCAACATTTCACGGGCACTGATTATCAAAAAGAAATCCTTGAAGGTAAACGTGAATTTTTTGAGCGCGCAGGAATCATCGATGAAGAAAGTGTCAATTTTGAAACGCGCATGTCTCAGTTTTTAGATTGGTATATGTTTTCTCGTGATCTTTCAGAAATGCATATTCCTCCTGTGAATTACTACTTTGAGCAAAAAAAAGACACTCTTCCTGCTGATGAGTTGGGCCTTTATGAAAATCTCACTAAAAGCCATCACAGTCTTTTTGAGTTTCTAAAACTACGAGACAGTGATGTTACAATTCGTGATTTGTTTTCAAAAAATAAATACGTGCTTCTTAATTCTCCCATCACTGCTGGGTTTAACGCTGATGAAGTTTTTGAAGCTAGATTAATTCCTTTTGAAAAAACTTGGGTGTTCACACATGGTTTTTGCTTTCACCCCGTTGAAGCTACAAAATTTATTTCAAAAGAAATTAAACAAGTCCGACATCTTGATCAAAGCCATAAAGAAGCGCTCATGCTTAAGCTTTTAAAAATGCGTTATAAATTTGAACAGTACAAACATATCCGCCTTGATTTTATTTATTCCAACGATGGAAAGTTAAGAATCTAGAGAGGAATAGATTTGCCTAAACGTACCGATATCAAAAAAGTATTACTCTTAGGTAGTGGTCCAATTGTTATTGGACAAGCCTGTGAGTTTGATTACTCAGGTACTCAAGCATGCAAAGCCCTGCGCGAAGAGGGCTATGAAGTAATTCTTGTAAATTCAAATCCTGCCACAATTATGACTGATCCAGAGTCAGCACATCGTGTTTACATTGAACCACTTGAAGTTCCATGGCTTGAAAAAATCATTGAAATTGAAAGACCACAAGCATTGATTCCAACACTTGGGGGGCAAACTGCTCTAAATGCGGCCATAAAACTTCACGAAGCAGGAGTGCTTAAAAAATATAATGTAGAACTTTTAGGTGCTTCGATAGAAGCGATCAATAAAGCTGAAGATCGTCAACTTTTTAAGCAGATCATGAAAGACATCGGAGCAAACACTCCAAAAAGCTTTAACGTGCATTCACTCGAAGAAGGGCAAGCAGCTGCTCGTGAGCTTGGTTTTCCAATTGTTTTAAGGCCAAGCTTTACAATGGGTGGTTCTGGCGGTGGAATTGCTTATTCTCAAAAAGAATTTGAAGAGGTATTAGCATCAGGATTATTAGAATCACCCACTCATGAAGTTTTAGTTGAACAAAGTGTTTTGGGTTGGAAAGAATTTGAACTTGAAGTCATGCGTGACTACAAGGGCACGTTCGTTGTCATTTGCTCAATTGAGAATTTTGATCCCATGGGTGTTCACACGGGTGATAGTATTACTGTCGCTCCAGCACTGACATTGACTGATCGTGAATATCAAGAAATGCGCAACGAAGCGCGAAAAGTTATTGAGGCCATTGGTGTTGCTACAGGTGGAGCAAACATCCAGTTTGCGATAAACCCCGATAATGGTCAGCGCATTGTTATCGAAATGAATCCACGTGTATCTAGAAGTTCAGCACTGGCAAGTAAAGCCACTGGATTTCCGATTGCAAAGATTGCAGCAAAGTTAGCTGTTGGGTTTGAGCTTGAAGATATTCTTAATGACATAACAAAAACAACGCCGAGTTGTTTTGAACCTAGTATTGATTATATTGTCACAAAAATTCCTCGTTTTGATTTCGAGAAGTTCCCAGGTGTAAAAGACAGTCTGACAACACAGATGAAAAGTGTGGGCGAAGTAATGGGTATTGGCCGCACTTTTAAAGAAAGTCTTCATAAAGCCCTAGCCTCTCTTGAAAATGGTACGGGCGGATTTGACGAAGTGGTATTTGATGAAAAGAAATTAACTGAGCCCAACAGTCGGCGCATATTTTACGTGGCCCAGGCTTTTAGAGAGAACTATTCTGTTGAAAAAATCGCAGACCTTACAAAAATCACCCCTTGGTTTTTAGAACAAATTAAAACTCTCATCGATGCAGAAAAAAATATTAAACTTGAAGATTTAAGAGATTCAAAAAAATTACTCGCACTTAAAAAGTTTGGATTCACAGATAAACGTATCGCAAAACTACTTAAAATCAGTGATGAGCAAATTAGAAAAACAAGACAGGGTTTTGGTATCAGGCCGGGCTTTTGGTCTGTTGATACATGTGCTGGTGAGTTTGAATCAAACACTCCTTATTATTATTCAAGCTATAGCGCCCCATCTCAGACTCCTTTAAATCTTCATAACTCTGTTGTTGTTTTAGGAAGTGGTCCTAATAGAATTGGCCAGGCCATTGAGTTTGATTACAGCTGTGTACAAGGAATTAAAACAGCCCGAGCAAATGGTTATAAAGCCGTCATGATTAATAGTAATCCTGAAACTGTATCAACAGATTATGATACCAGTGATTATTTATTCTTTGAACCACTTACCAGTGAACATGTAATTGAAGTTTTAGATTTTATTAAGCCTGTGGGTGTATGCGTGCAACTCGGTGGTCAAACACCAATAAATTTAGCACCTTTTATTGAGAAGTCAGGGCATAAGATTCTAGGTTCAACCTTAGCAACAATTGAGGATGCAGAAGACAGAGAGAAGTTTTCAAAACTTTGTTTTGCTATTGGTTTAACATTACCCAAACATAAAACGGCCACAAATATTAAAGACGCATTAAGGGTTGCTCAAGAAGTAGGGTTTCCTGTGATATGTCGACCAAGTTTTGTGTTAGGCGGTCGTCGGATGGAAGTCTTGGGCTCGGTAGAAGAATTAAAAAATTATCTAGATCGATATGACGATCTCATGAGTGAACAAAGTCCACTTCTCATCGATGAATTTCTAGATGATGCTTTAGAAGTAGATGTAGATGTTGTCAGTGACGGTGAAAACGTTCTTATTGGCGGCATCATTGAGCATATTGAAAACGCTGGCACCCATAGTGGTGATGCCATGGGAGTATTACCCCCACAAAGATTGCAAAGTGAAGTCATAGCCAATATTGAAAATCTCTCTCGCTCTTTATGTCAAAATTTAAAAATCATTGGGCATATGAATCTGCAATTAGCCATCAAAGAAGATAAAGTCTATGTTTTAGAGGCAAACCCTCGATCATCCAGATCTGTCCCTTTTGTAGCTAAAGCTACGGGTATTCCACTAGTAAAATTAGGCATGCAATGCATGTTAGGGCAGCGATTAACAGTTACGCATTACTGGAGAAATCTTGACACTATTTCTGTCAAAGGTGTTGTGTTTCCGTTTAAAAAGTTTTCTGAAGTAGACACACTTCTTGGTCCTGAAATGCGCTCTACGGGTGAATCAATGGGGCGTTCTACAAAAGATCAGGAGGGTAATCCTGATTATGTTGAAGCTCTCGAGAAAGCTTTTGTTTCTTCAGGCGTGAAGATTCCTCGCGACGGACAAGTTTTCATTTCTATACGCGATAAAGATAAAAAAAGAGGAAGCAAGATTGCTCAAGGTTTACTTAGCGGGGGTTTTAGGCTCATCGCAACAAAAGGCACGGCAGAATTTTTAAGTAGCCAAGGTCTACCAGTTGAAGCCGTGAACAAGGTTCGTGACGGAAGTCCTCATTGTGTCGATTTGATTTTAGACGGTAAAATTCAAATGGTTGTAAATACAACTGCTGGGGCGCGTTCGATTTCCGACAGTTTTAGTATTAGGCGCAGCTGTGTTGAACGCAATGTGCCATGTTTGACCGAAATTTCAGTAGCAGAGGCTATGGTTAAAGTTTTAGAGATCCAACCAGGTAAAAATCTTAAAAAGATTCGTGTTGCTCCACTTAGTCGATGACTTGACGCTTCTTTATCAGCATGAAACAATCTTAACATTATAGCTGTATTCAGGAGGATCTATGCCGCATTTTTCAAAATGGATTTTATTTTTCGCATGTTTTCTTTATGCGATGGTTGGTTTAGCAAAATCTGAAGGCCCCAATTCTATTACAATTGGTTTTATTCCTGGTGAAAATCCTGAATGGCTTAAAAAAAATGGAGTTGAGCTAGCTAAGTATCTTCAACAGAAACTTGATGTACCTATTAATATTTATATTTCAAAAGATTACAAAGGTTTGGGAGAAGCCATGCGAGAGAAAAAGGTCGACTTCGCATTTTTCTCTGCAAGTACATTTGTAGAGGCCGAAAAAAAAGCAGGTGCGAAAGTTTTACTTAAAAAAGTATGGGAAGGACCTTTTTACTACAGTGCTATAATAACCACTAAAGCAAGTAAGATTAATAATCTTAACAGCCTTAAAGGAAAACGTTTTGGTTATGTTGATCAGCATAGTGCTTCGGGGCATTTATATCCGCTCGTGATGCTTAAAAATAAAAAAATCGATAGTGAAAGTTATTTTAAAGAGATCAAGTTTTTTGGTCAGCATGAAAACTCAGTTAAAGGTCTCATCAAGGGTGATGTAGATGCCGTGGCTGTTTATGCTGATGATCCTAAAGGTAAAACTGGCGCATGGAATCGTTTTGCACCTGAGCAAAGTGAAAATATTAAAGTGCTATGGGTGAGTGACCCTATTCCAAATGATCCATTTTGTGTGAGACAAGATTTCTATGACAAGTACCCTCGTCTAACTCATGACATGATGTTTTCTTTAATTGACATGCGAGACGAACCAGCTGAGAAAAATATTCTTAAAAACCTCTACGGAATTAAATCAATGGATCTCGCAACAAGTAAACAGTATGATCCGGTTAGAGAACTAGTGAAATACTTAGACAAAGGGAAATCTCAGTAATCAATGTCTAACGCTATCGAAGTATCAGGACTTGCGAAAAACTTCATCTTACCACTCACCAGGCGACGTGTCCCTGCGCTCAAGGATCTAAGCTTCTCAGTTAAAGCTGGTGGTTTAGTTGGTTTTCTTGGCGCAAATGGCGCGGGTAAAACTACGACACTGAAAATAATTCTTCGCTTGATATTCGCTGATCATGGTGAGGTGAAAATCTTCGGGAAAAATCATAACGATCTTTCTGTAAAGAACAAGATCGGTTTTTTAACAGAGCGTCCTTATTTTTATGACTACTTAACGGGTAGAGAATTTCTTACTTTCTGCGCAAAAATTTTCAAAAAAAAAGATATTCTAAAACGCATTGACCCTTTACTTGAAGAAGTGGGCCTTTCCCACGCTGCTGATAGACCATTAAGACGCTATAGTAAGGGT comes from Oligoflexia bacterium and encodes:
- the carA gene encoding glutamine-hydrolyzing carbamoyl-phosphate synthase small subunit → MHLTGFLVLEDEKVFEGTWHGNSDWTGVGEVVFNTSLVGYQEVITDPSYYQQIIVMTAPEQGNYGVSDNERESKKVWCEAFVCLELNRSSDARRGNLEDELSSFKRPALSSIDTRSLTLYLRTRGTPWGAAVRADSAEEAKRLALPLIAEHKRKVSSDWVYDITVKKSEFFPGQKDKGRIAILDYGVKSNIVGELRKRSAQIAVFGSRTPAHEVLDWSPDGIVLTNGPGDPAAVQVAVGELSKLLGQKPIMGICMGHQLLARALGGKTFKLKFGHRGSNHPVKNLKTGEIYMTAQNHGYAVDKDLPSGVNVSQINLYDNTVEGIEAPALNAWSVQYHPEAGPGPHDSRVLFDHFISEVVR
- the carB gene encoding carbamoyl-phosphate synthase large subunit, which codes for MPKRTDIKKVLLLGSGPIVIGQACEFDYSGTQACKALREEGYEVILVNSNPATIMTDPESAHRVYIEPLEVPWLEKIIEIERPQALIPTLGGQTALNAAIKLHEAGVLKKYNVELLGASIEAINKAEDRQLFKQIMKDIGANTPKSFNVHSLEEGQAAARELGFPIVLRPSFTMGGSGGGIAYSQKEFEEVLASGLLESPTHEVLVEQSVLGWKEFELEVMRDYKGTFVVICSIENFDPMGVHTGDSITVAPALTLTDREYQEMRNEARKVIEAIGVATGGANIQFAINPDNGQRIVIEMNPRVSRSSALASKATGFPIAKIAAKLAVGFELEDILNDITKTTPSCFEPSIDYIVTKIPRFDFEKFPGVKDSLTTQMKSVGEVMGIGRTFKESLHKALASLENGTGGFDEVVFDEKKLTEPNSRRIFYVAQAFRENYSVEKIADLTKITPWFLEQIKTLIDAEKNIKLEDLRDSKKLLALKKFGFTDKRIAKLLKISDEQIRKTRQGFGIRPGFWSVDTCAGEFESNTPYYYSSYSAPSQTPLNLHNSVVVLGSGPNRIGQAIEFDYSCVQGIKTARANGYKAVMINSNPETVSTDYDTSDYLFFEPLTSEHVIEVLDFIKPVGVCVQLGGQTPINLAPFIEKSGHKILGSTLATIEDAEDREKFSKLCFAIGLTLPKHKTATNIKDALRVAQEVGFPVICRPSFVLGGRRMEVLGSVEELKNYLDRYDDLMSEQSPLLIDEFLDDALEVDVDVVSDGENVLIGGIIEHIENAGTHSGDAMGVLPPQRLQSEVIANIENLSRSLCQNLKIIGHMNLQLAIKEDKVYVLEANPRSSRSVPFVAKATGIPLVKLGMQCMLGQRLTVTHYWRNLDTISVKGVVFPFKKFSEVDTLLGPEMRSTGESMGRSTKDQEGNPDYVEALEKAFVSSGVKIPRDGQVFISIRDKDKKRGSKIAQGLLSGGFRLIATKGTAEFLSSQGLPVEAVNKVRDGSPHCVDLILDGKIQMVVNTTAGARSISDSFSIRRSCVERNVPCLTEISVAEAMVKVLEIQPGKNLKKIRVAPLSR
- a CDS encoding phosphate/phosphite/phosphonate ABC transporter substrate-binding protein → MPHFSKWILFFACFLYAMVGLAKSEGPNSITIGFIPGENPEWLKKNGVELAKYLQQKLDVPINIYISKDYKGLGEAMREKKVDFAFFSASTFVEAEKKAGAKVLLKKVWEGPFYYSAIITTKASKINNLNSLKGKRFGYVDQHSASGHLYPLVMLKNKKIDSESYFKEIKFFGQHENSVKGLIKGDVDAVAVYADDPKGKTGAWNRFAPEQSENIKVLWVSDPIPNDPFCVRQDFYDKYPRLTHDMMFSLIDMRDEPAEKNILKNLYGIKSMDLATSKQYDPVRELVKYLDKGKSQ